One genomic segment of Pelodiscus sinensis isolate JC-2024 unplaced genomic scaffold, ASM4963464v1 ctg149, whole genome shotgun sequence includes these proteins:
- the LOC142825200 gene encoding E3 ubiquitin-protein ligase RNF182-like has protein sequence MEPQAGELASDQPGLPELECQICCHRYDARARAPKLLGCCHRVCAACLRRMAALGEPAPRLLSCPFCRQETPVPGADVQQLRDDGQVLAALRGPLPPPEVLLCPSVLEPARSAPDCLVLTLLELPGDGPRPEGLGLRDVIRLYRPVSLDALPWDGPPPKCPGRAGPHFLLWALCLVYLSSLPFGIYLLLMERRGLGLVLAGLVPCTLLLCVLGSLCQCLCRELLRPPSP, from the coding sequence ATGGAGCCCCAGGCCGGGGAGCTGGCGAGCGACCAGCCAGGGCTGccggagctggagtgccagatcTGCTGCCACCGCTACGACGCCCGGGCCCGCGCGCCCAAGCTGCTTGGCTGCTGCCACCGGGTCTGCGCCGCCTGCCTGCGCAGGATGGCGGCCCTGGGCGAGCCCGCACCCCGCCTGCTCAGCTGCCCCTTCTGCCGCCAGGAGACCCCGGTGCCCGGGGCGGACGTGCAGCAGCTCCGGGATGACGGGCAGGTGCTGGCGGCGCTGcggggccccctgcccccccccgaggTGCTCCTGTGCCCCAGCGTCCTGGAGCCCGCCCGCAGCGCCCCCGACTGCCTGGTCCTCACCCTGCTGGAGCTGCCCGGGGACGGGCCGCGCCCCGAGGGGCTGGGCCTGCGGGACGTGATCCGCCTGTACCGCCCCGTCAGCCTGGACGCGCTGCCCTGGGACGGCCCCCCCCCGAAGTGCCCCGGGCGGGCCGGCCCCCACTTCCTCCTCTGGGCGCTCTGCCTCGTCtacctcagctccctgcccttcGGCATCTACCTGCTGCTCATGGAGCGCCGGGGCCTGGGCCTCGTGCTGGCCGGCCTGGTGCCCTGCACCCTGCTGCTCTGCGTGCTCGGCAGCCTCTGCCAGTGCCTGTGCCGGGAGCTCCTCCGGCCGCCCTCGCCCTGA
- the LOC142825201 gene encoding uncharacterized protein LOC142825201: protein MTQACQSSTQQQPWLSLSCAGDAAASSGGLALPSPRAAPRVPGGPLQGLGPGERGSAGAGAGGGVAKCHLLQPAGRRWAGEDEGGRPFRPLSLQALGTAVGAAPARGRGSVPRAGPTWGWCLQPEPGTRGGGGGGTAPGPLLQSARAGGGAGLSLPPRRCQGAASCSGAGHEPVGGGGRRVPGAAGLSGGGSLPPPPQGEPGSRGRWLRAGSRARRGPARGAGDGRRVRPPPPTAADASGLASGAPPARLKARGGGRAAGGLCPGQAPPRASDAAAAEPGAAPGARPAPARRGGPGRPGRWRGGLGGRGAVGGALSGGPGRPGRWRGGLGGRGAVGGALSGGPGSPGRCWGSAVGGAWEAGALSGGPGRPGRCRGGAVGGAWEAGALLGGGPGRPGRCRGGLGARGAVGGALSGGPGSPGHCRGGPWVSARTHAGLP from the coding sequence ATGACTCAGGCCTGTCAatccagcacccagcagcagccctggctttCGCTGAGCTGTGCGGGAGACGCTGCAGCTTCCTCCGGCGGCCTGGCCCTGCCTTCGCCCAGAGCCGCTCCTCGGGTGCCCGGAGGGCCATTGCAAGGGCTGGGCCCGGGGGAGCGTGGCAGTgcaggtgctggggctggggggggggtggcaaaGTGCCAtctgctgcagcctgcaggtaGGAGGTGGGCTGGGGAGGACGAGGGGGGGCGGCCGTTCCGCCCTCTGAGCCTGCAGGCCCTGGGCACCGCGGTGGGGGCTGCCCctgcgagggggaggggctcagtgcccagggcagggcccacgTGGGGCTGGTGTTTGCAGCCAGAGCctggcacacgggggggggggggggggggcacggcccCTGGGCCGCTGCTGCAAAGCGcccgagccggggggggggccggactCAGTCTGCCGCCTCGGcggtgccagggagctgccagctgctcGGGGGCCGGGCACgagcccgtgggggggggggggcgcagggtccCGGGAGCAGCGGGCTTGTCCGGCGGCggctccttgcccccccccccgcagggcgaGCCGGGCTCACGCGGCAGGTGGCTGCGGGCGGGGTCCCGGGCACGGAGGGGCCCCGCCCGCGGCGCAGGCGACGGGAGAcgtgtccgcccccccccccccaccgcggcGGATGCGTCCGGGCTCGCCAGCGGGGCCCCGCCTGCCCGGCTgaaggcgcggggggggggccgggccgcgggggggctctgccctgggcaggctcctccTCGGGCGTCAGACGCCGCAGCCGCGGAGCCCGGGGCAGCCCCAGGCGCGCGCCCCGCTCCAGCCCGGCGGGGGGGCCCTGGGAGGCcggggcgctggcgggggggcctGGGAGGCCGGGGCGCTGTCGGGGGGGCGCTGTCGGGGGGGCCTGGGAGGCcggggcgctggcgggggggcctGGGAGGCCGGGGCGCTGTCGGGGGAGCGCTGTCGGGGGGGCCTGGGAGCCCGGGGCGCTGTTGGGGGAGCGCTGTTGGGGGGGCCTGGGAGGCCGGGGCGCTGTCGGGGGGGCCTGGGAGGCCGGGGCGCTGTCGGGGGGGCGCTGTCGGGGGGGCCTGGGAGGCCggggcgctgttgggggggggcccCGGGAGGCCGGGGCGCTGTCGGGGGGGCCTGGGAGCCCGGGGCGCTGTCGGGGGGGCGCTGTCGGGGGGGCCTGGGAGCCCGGGGCACTGTCGGGGGGGCCCGTGGGTCTCTGCTCGCACTCATGCAGGTCTCCCCTGA